ATTTATCTTTATCTGGCTTGATGTTGGTTTTAAAATACCTGCAATCATTCGCATCAAAGTAGTCTTACCTGATCCATCAGGACCGATAAGTCCTGTAATTTTGCCTTTTGGTATACCTGTTGTTATATTATTTAGTGCAATTTTATTAGTTTTGTTAAATTTTTTTGTTACACTTAAAATTTCTATTGCGTTTTCTTTTTGCATTTGCATCTACTTTCGGTTTAAAATAATTTCTACTGTAACTGGCATTCCCTGTAAAAGTTGATTGTCATGTTTTTCCACCACAATTCTCGTTCTGTATACCAAATCCGTTCTTACTTCTTTCGTCTCAACATTTTTTGGTGTAAATTCTGCAACTGGCGAGATGTATCCAATATAACCTATGTATGCTTTGCCTGAATCTGTTTTTATTTTTGCTTTCATACCTGGATGAATCACTCCCAAGTATTTTTCACTGATAAATGCTCTTATGTAGATAGGGTTCATTAAAGCAATAGTGTATACTGGCTCACCCACGTTTGCATAATCGCCTTTTTCTAGCACTCTTGTCTGCATAACACCATCTACTGGTGAGTATAGTTTTGTGTCATTCAAATCTCTTATAGCTTGGTTGAGTGCTGCTTGAGTCTCTTTTACCAAAAATTTTGCTTTTTGTATATCTTCATATCTTGGACCTGTTTCGACAAGGTTTTGAGTTTCCACTGCAGATTTTAGCTTTTCTTTAGCAATTTTGTATTGTGTTAAAAACTTATCGTATTCTTCTTTTGAGATTACATCGTTTTTAACTAAGTTTTTTCGTCTTTCAAATTCATTTAATGCATTTTCATATTCTGCAAGAGCCAGCAATGTCTGAGCTTTTGCACGTTTAATTTCCTCTGGCCTTGAACCATGCTCTAATGACAATAATTCTGCTTTTTTGGCTTCATATAAAGCTTTTGCTTGGTTTAATCTATTTATATAATTTTCATCATCTATAGATGCAAGTAGTTCATTTTTTTTAACAACATCTCCCTCGTTTACATAATAAATGTTTAATTCTACCCGGAACCTTAAAACCTAACCTAACTGTTCTAATTTCTACATTACCTTGAAGTACAATTGAATTCGAATTTTTTTTCCTGAAAAATAACATCGAAATTAAAATAACAATTGTAATTATAATTGAAATAAGAACAATCTTTATTTTTTTATTCACTTATGCCTCCATTGTTTTGACAACTAATTCCTTTTCTAAATATATAAAATACAATCTTTGCTTTTTCTAAAATTTCTTTTTTATTTTTTGTAATTGTTGAATACAAAACAAGACCTTGTATATTTTCTAAAAAAAATTCTGAAATACTTTGTGTATCAATTGATTCACAAATCTCTTTGTTTATTTTCCCTCTTTCAACGACTAAAGTTAATTTTTCAATATAGTTTTCAAGAAATTTTTTTGCTGTGCGCTTTGGAAGAGTATCTCGTGAATCCAATAATTGCAACAACAGTATACGCGGTATGCTGGGATATTTGGATATAAATTTGATATGTGAAAAAAACGCATCTTCTAATGCTTTTAAAGCAGAATCATTGTTGTTTAGCGTTTTATTTAAAATGCTCATAATATGATTTGAAATCCAATTTATAAGATTATTAAATAAATCGTATTTTGTAGGAAAATGTTTAAATATTGCACCTTGTGTCAAACCCATTGATTTTGCAATATCTGATGTTGTAATAAAATCTGGATTATTATTTTCAGATAATTTTAACAATGTTTTGATTGTAACGAATTGTCTTTTTTGTGAGCTCAATCGTTTCATAATTCACCCCAAAAAGTAAGTAATTGATTACTATCTTAATAAAAAAAATAAAATTGTCAACTACTTGATAAAATTATAAACTTCATTTCAATAACTCAATTCAATTACTCGATTACAAAGAAAGCGCTTTGGTAATTAATTCTACAATATTTTTATCAAATTCTTCTATTAACTCATTAAAGCTTTCAATGTTATAACGTGTTTTAAGGTATGAGAAACTATTAAAAGCGACTTTGACATTATTGTCTTCTTCTATCACAAGTATTTTGCTTGGTAAATCAATAGCTACAAAAGGAGAAGCTTCCATAAGAAGCGTCCCCTTTTCAGGATTTCCAAATAATAACACCACAGTAGGTCTTAAATGTAAATTCACATCATGTGCTAGCTGTGCATGATCTATCTCACAAAACAAATGTAACTTTGCATTTTTAATGAATAACTTTAAACGTTCTAGCGTTTCTTTAAACGAATAGCAAGAAATAAAAAATAATAATCCAGAGTAGTCATCATTAACTATGTATTTTTTATTTAAATCCTCAAACTTTGACAAATTAATCTCTTATGACATCTTAATATAACAATCACAATTTCTACTCTTCCAGCTCTCCCACCACCTTGAATCTCTCAAGCACTCTATCATCATGTGGCGCATCATCTATTTCGGCTGTAAGGTCTACTCCCGCATTGTGTGTTCCCATGTGTTCTCCACCTGTCCACATATCAGAGTCACTAACATCATAGATTTTACCTTCGTAAGCAACATATACTGGCATCCCGTTTTTACCATTGTATTTTTTTAAC
This region of Desulfurella sp. genomic DNA includes:
- a CDS encoding HlyD family efflux transporter periplasmic adaptor subunit, with translation MSLEHGSRPEEIKRAKAQTLLALAEYENALNEFERRKNLVKNDVISKEEYDKFLTQYKIAKEKLKSAVETQNLVETGPRYEDIQKAKFLVKETQAALNQAIRDLNDTKLYSPVDGVMQTRVLEKGDYANVGEPVYTIALMNPIYIRAFISEKYLGVIHPGMKAKIKTDSGKAYIGYIGYISPVAEFTPKNVETKEVRTDLVYRTRIVVEKHDNQLLQGMPVTVEIILNRK
- a CDS encoding DUF302 domain-containing protein, translated to MSKFEDLNKKYIVNDDYSGLLFFISCYSFKETLERLKLFIKNAKLHLFCEIDHAQLAHDVNLHLRPTVVLLFGNPEKGTLLMEASPFVAIDLPSKILVIEEDNNVKVAFNSFSYLKTRYNIESFNELIEEFDKNIVELITKALSL
- a CDS encoding cytochrome b5 domain-containing protein, which gives rise to MTKDELKKYNGKNGMPVYVAYEGKIYDVSDSDMWTGGEHMGTHNAGVDLTAEIDDAPHDDRVLERFKVVGELEE
- a CDS encoding TetR/AcrR family transcriptional regulator; this translates as MKRLSSQKRQFVTIKTLLKLSENNNPDFITTSDIAKSMGLTQGAIFKHFPTKYDLFNNLINWISNHIMSILNKTLNNNDSALKALEDAFFSHIKFISKYPSIPRILLLQLLDSRDTLPKRTAKKFLENYIEKLTLVVERGKINKEICESIDTQSISEFFLENIQGLVLYSTITKNKKEILEKAKIVFYIFRKGISCQNNGGISE